Proteins from a single region of Euzebya sp.:
- a CDS encoding potassium transporter TrkA yields MATHAARARRRLRSPSSFTRAPGPTRRRPGLGDRVRYAFDSSLSRGPIALIGWLALLSLVVVVTGAAVIVLLDLAPTDGGPLSAPEAAWQSMMRALDAGGVGADVGWPFRAIMLLVTIGGLFIVSTLIGVLTAGIEGQLEQLRKGRSAVLESGHTVVLGWSPKIMTVLTELAVANANTPRPRVVVLADRDKVEMEDEIRNQVGDRLGSTKVICRSGSPLSVVDLQIANIEEARSVILLAPEDDTTDRFVLRALLALTDPSVRTPGRNHVVATLVEPASAEVADIIAGDDVRVLGVGDLIARITAQTCRQSGLSVVYAELLDFDGAEIYFHPEPRLDGRTYADAQLAYETSTVMGLRRADGTILLNPPAATVLAADDHVIAISEDDDTVRLAVDPVAPPVPADVRDAPEAPPAPEHTLVLGWNARGGVVLRQLDAYVSPGSTVDVVAAHPGLGEDLAEVTGALAHTAVVATEAAITRRAVLESLALERYDHIILLAEEAAESRDEADTDTLVTLLHLRDLAARRGLAVGVVTEVLDSRNRELLTTTSADDFIVSDQLISLLLAQVSENAELATVFTALFDPEGSEIYLRPADAYVVPGRATPFSTVVASASGRGETAIGYRLAALAGDATAQHGVVVNPPKSAPVTLGPEDRVIVLAEG; encoded by the coding sequence TTGGCCACCCACGCCGCCCGCGCCCGTCGGCGCCTCCGCTCCCCCTCGTCCTTCACCCGGGCTCCGGGTCCCACGCGCCGTCGACCCGGCCTGGGCGACCGCGTCCGCTACGCCTTCGACTCGAGCCTGTCCCGAGGGCCGATCGCCCTGATCGGGTGGCTCGCACTGCTGTCGCTGGTGGTGGTCGTCACCGGTGCGGCGGTGATCGTCCTGCTCGACCTCGCCCCCACCGACGGCGGGCCGCTGTCCGCACCGGAGGCGGCCTGGCAGTCGATGATGCGCGCCCTCGACGCCGGCGGCGTCGGCGCCGACGTCGGCTGGCCGTTCCGGGCGATCATGCTGCTGGTCACGATCGGCGGCCTGTTCATCGTCTCGACCCTGATCGGGGTCCTGACCGCGGGCATCGAGGGGCAGCTCGAGCAGCTCCGCAAGGGCCGGTCGGCGGTGCTCGAGTCCGGCCACACCGTGGTGCTCGGCTGGTCCCCGAAGATCATGACCGTCCTGACCGAGCTGGCGGTCGCCAACGCCAACACGCCCCGACCGCGGGTGGTGGTGCTGGCCGACCGCGACAAGGTCGAGATGGAGGACGAGATCCGCAACCAGGTCGGCGACCGCCTCGGCTCGACGAAGGTGATCTGCCGCTCCGGCAGCCCGCTGTCGGTCGTCGACCTGCAGATCGCCAACATCGAGGAGGCGCGGTCGGTCATCCTGCTGGCCCCCGAGGACGACACGACCGACCGGTTCGTCCTGCGCGCGCTGCTCGCGCTGACCGACCCCTCGGTCCGCACGCCAGGCCGCAACCACGTCGTGGCCACGCTGGTCGAGCCGGCCAGCGCCGAGGTCGCCGACATCATCGCCGGCGACGACGTCCGGGTGCTCGGCGTCGGGGACCTGATCGCCCGGATCACCGCGCAGACCTGCCGCCAGTCCGGGTTGAGCGTCGTCTACGCGGAGCTGCTCGACTTCGACGGCGCGGAGATCTACTTCCACCCCGAGCCGCGCCTCGACGGCCGCACCTACGCCGACGCGCAGCTGGCGTACGAGACGTCGACGGTCATGGGGCTGCGCCGCGCGGACGGGACGATCCTGTTGAACCCGCCAGCGGCGACGGTGCTCGCCGCGGACGACCACGTGATCGCGATCAGCGAGGACGACGACACCGTCAGGCTGGCCGTCGACCCCGTCGCCCCACCGGTCCCCGCCGACGTCCGGGACGCCCCGGAGGCGCCGCCCGCCCCCGAGCACACCCTGGTCCTCGGGTGGAACGCGCGCGGCGGCGTGGTGCTGCGGCAGCTCGACGCGTACGTGTCGCCCGGGTCCACCGTCGACGTGGTCGCCGCCCACCCCGGGCTCGGCGAGGACCTCGCGGAGGTCACCGGCGCCCTGGCCCACACCGCGGTCGTGGCCACCGAGGCGGCGATCACGCGGCGCGCGGTCCTCGAGTCCCTCGCCCTGGAGCGCTACGACCACATCATCCTGCTGGCCGAGGAGGCCGCGGAGTCCCGCGACGAGGCCGACACCGACACGCTGGTCACGCTGTTGCACCTGCGGGACCTCGCCGCGCGCCGGGGCCTGGCCGTGGGGGTGGTCACCGAGGTGCTGGACAGCCGCAACCGCGAGCTCCTCACCACGACGTCGGCGGACGACTTCATCGTGTCCGACCAGCTGATCAGCCTGCTGCTCGCCCAGGTGTCGGAGAACGCCGAGCTTGCCACGGTCTTCACCGCCCTGTTCGACCCCGAGGGGTCCGAGATCTACCTGCGGCCGGCGGACGCCTACGTCGTGCCGGGCCGGGCGACGCCGTTCTCGACCGTCGTGGCGTCCGCGTCCGGACGTGGCGAGACCGCGATCGGCTACCGCCTGGCCGCACTCGCGGGGGACGCGACCGCCCAGCACGGCGTGGTGGTCAACCCGCCGAAGTCCGCGCCGGTCACCCTCGGCCCCGAGGACCGGGTCATCGTCCTGGCCGAGGGCTAG
- a CDS encoding TIGR01777 family oxidoreductase yields MGATQDMTIAVTGSTGLIGQRAVADLHAAGHRVVRVVRGDASGSDIAWDPEGHLDPASLRGVDAVVHLAGEPIAGGRWTDAQRERIMRSRRSGTRTVAAAIAEAVAAADGPQVLVCASGINLFDDHGDEVVTEDTPPGTDFLAEVVRAWEAAADPARQAGVRVAHLRFGQVLDPAGGSLARMVPLFKLGLGGRFGSGRQWWPWIAIDDVSAAIRWAIETPTAEGGYNTTSPNPVTNAEFTRALAGVLGRPAIIPLPAVGPRLLLGELADVLLMTSLRAVPARLQAEGFTFAHPDIEGALRHVLDR; encoded by the coding sequence ATGGGCGCCACGCAGGACATGACCATCGCCGTGACCGGGTCGACCGGGCTGATCGGCCAGCGGGCGGTGGCGGACCTCCACGCGGCCGGGCACCGGGTGGTGCGCGTGGTCCGCGGCGACGCATCGGGGTCCGACATCGCCTGGGATCCCGAGGGGCACCTCGATCCGGCGTCGCTCCGCGGCGTGGACGCGGTCGTGCACCTCGCGGGTGAGCCGATCGCCGGTGGCCGCTGGACCGACGCCCAGCGCGAGCGGATCATGCGCAGCCGTCGATCGGGGACCCGGACGGTCGCCGCGGCGATCGCCGAGGCGGTCGCCGCCGCCGACGGGCCGCAGGTGCTGGTGTGCGCCAGCGGCATCAACCTGTTCGACGACCACGGCGACGAGGTGGTGACCGAGGACACCCCGCCGGGCACCGACTTCCTCGCCGAGGTGGTGCGGGCCTGGGAGGCCGCGGCCGACCCCGCGCGCCAGGCGGGCGTCCGGGTGGCGCACCTGCGGTTCGGCCAGGTCCTGGACCCCGCCGGCGGGTCGCTCGCCCGGATGGTGCCGCTGTTCAAGCTCGGGCTGGGCGGCCGGTTCGGGTCGGGCAGGCAGTGGTGGCCGTGGATCGCCATCGACGACGTCTCCGCCGCGATCCGCTGGGCGATCGAGACCCCCACCGCGGAGGGCGGGTACAACACGACCAGCCCGAACCCGGTCACGAACGCGGAGTTCACCCGTGCGCTGGCGGGGGTCCTCGGCCGGCCGGCGATCATCCCCCTCCCGGCGGTCGGGCCCAGGCTGCTGCTCGGCGAGCTCGCCGACGTCCTGTTGATGACGTCCCTGCGGGCGGTGCCCGCGCGGCTGCAGGCCGAGGGGTTCACCTTCGCCCACCCGGACATCGAGGGCGCGCTCCGACACGTGCTCGACCGCTGA